The Drechmeria coniospora strain ARSEF 6962 chromosome 02, whole genome shotgun sequence genome has a segment encoding these proteins:
- a CDS encoding GPI-anchored wall transfer protein 1, which translates to MSNSTSYKQRKEDFVSNHSGSSVADINYVTSVAPVAMLLWSVLQARQSFFKPSSALGLVVDYGLNVCAILLSMTLYSKTPMLLDIFLLAPIALVYMIPLSTGARRKKLKVPPSADAKDAGKQLDALPMKPFLTTYRGCMMVSTVVAILAVDFRLFPRRFAKVETWGTSLMDLGVGSFVFAGGVVAARPVLKERLSGHSVPLLRRLLRSTRHSIPLFVLGLIRLLSVKGLDYAEHVTEYGVHWNFFFTLGLLPPFVAACQAATKVIPSFAALALLVAGLYQLVLDNTELKAFIISAPRTDLVSMNREGLFSFIGYLAIFLAGQHLGMMLIPRNINARNTTNPGAQRKTLLVTVAAWAAAWTGMYWLSTSYSIGINLNVSRRLANMPYVLWVAAFNTVQILAFCCIDTLFFPSFHHATDAKSEREAYDGATSRVLRAFNRNGLFIFLLANLMTGLVNMTVHTLDATPLLAVGILLAYTATLTGVALALDHLDVSIKL; encoded by the exons ATGTCTAATTCAACAAGCTACAAGCAGAGAAAGGAGGACTTTGTGTCCAACCATTCCGgcagctccgtcgccgacatcaACTATGTGACGTCCGTTGCGCCG GTGGCCATGCTGCTATGGTCCGTCCTGCAAGCTCGCCAGTCCTTCTTCAAGCCCAgctccgccctcggcctcgtcgttgacTACGGCCTCAACGTCTgcgccatcctcctctccaTGACGCTCTACTCGAAAACGCCGATGCTGCTGGATATTTTCCTCCTGGCCCCGATCGCGCTGGTGTACATGATACCGCTAAGCACGGGCGCTCGACGAAAAAAGCTCAAGgttccgccgtcggcagacGCCAAGGACGCCGGCAAGCAGCTCGACGCGCTGCCGATGAAACCGTTCCTGACGACATACCGAGGCTGCATGATGGTTTCCACGGTCGTCGCCattctcgccgtcgacttccgCCTGTTTCCCCGGCGCTTCGCCAAGGTCGAAACCTGGGGCACCTCGCTGAtggacctcggcgtcggctccttcgtcttcgccggcggcgtcgtcgcggcaCGCCCTGTGCTGAAAGAGAGGCTCTCCGGTCATTCCGTGCCTCTCCTCCGACGTCTGCTCCGCTCGACCCGCCACTCGATCcccctcttcgtcctcggcctcatcCGTCTCCTGAGCGTCAAAGGCCTCGACTACGCCGAGCACGTCACCGAGTACGGGGTCCACTGGAATTTCTTCTTcaccctcggcctcctccctccttTCGTCGCTGCCTgccaggcggcgacgaaggtgATTCCCTCgttcgccgccctcgcgctcctcgtcgccggcctctaCCAGCTTGTGCTCGACAACACGGAGTTGAAGGCGTTCATCATCTCGGCGCCCAGGACGGACCTGGTATCGATGAACAGGGAGGGACTCTTTAGCTTCATCGGATACCTGGCCATCTTTCTCGCCGGCCAGCATCTCGGCATGATGCTCATTCCACGCAACATCAACGCGAGAAACACGACGAACCCGGGCGCGCAGCGGAAGACGCTCCTCGTGACCGTTGCCGCctgggccgccgcctggacgGGCATGTACTGGCTCTCCACGAGCTACTCCATTGGCATCAACCTCAACGTCTCTCGGCGGTTGGCGAATATGCCCTACGTCCTATGGGTCGCGGCCTTTAACACGGTCCAGATTCTGGCCTTTTGCTGCATAGACACCTTGTTCTTTCCCTCGTTCCATCACGCGACGGATGCCAAGTCGGAGAGGGAAGCCTACGACGGCGCCACCAGCCGCGTCCTCCGGGCCTTTAACCGCAACGGCCTCTTCATATTTCTCCTGGCCAACCTCATGACAGGCCTGGTCAACATGACGGTTCACACCCTCGACGCGACGCCCTTGTTGGCGGTCGGAATCCTGCTGGCCTACACGGCGACGTTGACGGGCGTCGCTCTCGCGTTGGATCATCTAGATGTGTCGATAAAACTCTGA